The Caulifigura coniformis genome includes a region encoding these proteins:
- a CDS encoding non-reducing end alpha-L-arabinofuranosidase family hydrolase, protein MRLIGLVLLFLTATLAYADDPVEHLLQGDFRWKSSPPLVRPVERTDDPCISIKDPTVVRHDGKWHLFCTIRSRTRTHQIEYLNFVDWKDADAAERHILPTCPGYFCAPQVFYFTPTKQWCMVYQIQDAEDPKVLLPVVSISDTLDDPEGWSPPRLLFDAKPKHVSSWIDFWVICDDARAHLFFTSNDGRMWRCDTAIGRFPQGWSQPQVVLKGDIFEASHTYRLKGSPHYLTVIEAIGEKGRRYYKAYLADRLDGDWKPLADTPDKPFASFKNVGGDAGWTTSISHGELLRAGVDEKLEVDTAKFEFLYQGVSDEDRRGRPYGEILWKLGLLTPE, encoded by the coding sequence ATGCGGCTCATCGGACTGGTGTTGTTGTTTCTCACCGCGACACTCGCGTACGCGGACGACCCTGTCGAACATCTGCTGCAGGGCGACTTTCGCTGGAAGTCGAGCCCGCCGCTCGTCAGGCCGGTCGAGCGCACCGACGATCCCTGCATCAGCATCAAGGATCCCACCGTCGTCCGGCACGACGGCAAATGGCACCTGTTCTGCACGATTCGAAGCCGGACGCGAACACACCAGATCGAGTACCTGAACTTCGTCGACTGGAAAGATGCTGACGCCGCCGAGCGGCACATCCTTCCCACCTGTCCCGGCTACTTCTGCGCCCCGCAGGTCTTCTATTTCACGCCGACGAAACAATGGTGCATGGTCTACCAGATCCAGGATGCCGAAGACCCGAAGGTCCTCCTTCCCGTCGTCTCGATCTCGGACACGCTCGATGATCCCGAAGGCTGGTCCCCGCCGCGGCTCCTCTTCGACGCGAAGCCGAAACATGTCAGCAGCTGGATCGACTTCTGGGTCATCTGCGATGACGCCCGCGCCCACCTCTTCTTCACGTCCAACGACGGCCGCATGTGGCGCTGCGACACCGCCATCGGCCGCTTCCCCCAGGGCTGGAGCCAGCCGCAGGTCGTCCTGAAAGGCGACATCTTCGAAGCCAGCCACACTTACCGCCTCAAAGGCTCGCCGCACTACCTTACCGTCATCGAAGCCATCGGCGAAAAAGGCCGTCGCTACTACAAGGCCTACCTGGCCGACCGGCTCGATGGTGACTGGAAGCCGCTGGCCGACACTCCCGACAAACCTTTCGCCTCTTTCAAGAACGTCGGCGGCGACGCCGGCTGGACCACCTCCATCAGCCACGGCGAACTCCTCCGTGCCGGTGTCGACGAGAAACTCGAAGTCGACACCGCGAAATTCGAGTTCCTCTACCAGGGCGTCAGCGACGAAGACCGCCGGGGCCGCCCCTACGGCGAGATCCTCTGGAAACTCGGCCTGCTGACACCTGAATAA
- a CDS encoding OprO/OprP family phosphate-selective porin, which yields MIRIAILPVIAGLLIGSSAAAQTLTDPGAAPPSAAIEPVTADERIASLEEQVRELRTLLDDKKTKPSAVAVPKATKYPNIELNGMLHIDGGVVAQDQANIDLYGDVDNSLGFRRARIGVDGFITEHLFFRLVPDFALSGRPSFRDAYVEYRDLPGIGTIRLGESRQPFGMDAQTPASELLFLERSLSFALSPFRQTGLGFRNHNEDESVTWHGAVFGYTTDPYGNSINESGFGAAARSTAILWEDESAETLVHVGADYAYLHPADEGLRYRSVPEYTGLQRGLGASIAVMPSFVDTGFLDDATSNAFGLELAAVRGPLLVQGELVASVVELEAGDSATFRGAYAQAIYCLTGESHGYNREFGHFKRLDPKCPVSEGGCGAWELAARFSLLDLEDGPIEGGTINDLTLGVNWFLNRHTRLQFNYIHAWTDRAPVGLNEADIYASRLAVDF from the coding sequence TTGATCAGGATCGCGATACTGCCAGTGATCGCGGGACTGCTCATCGGTTCGTCGGCCGCGGCACAGACGCTCACGGACCCCGGCGCAGCGCCCCCCTCGGCCGCGATCGAGCCGGTCACGGCTGATGAACGCATCGCCTCCCTCGAGGAGCAGGTGCGCGAACTGCGGACTCTGCTCGATGACAAGAAGACAAAGCCTTCGGCTGTCGCCGTTCCGAAAGCGACGAAGTATCCGAACATCGAACTGAACGGGATGCTGCACATCGATGGAGGCGTCGTCGCCCAGGATCAGGCGAACATCGACCTCTATGGAGACGTCGACAACAGTCTCGGCTTCCGCCGCGCCCGCATTGGCGTCGATGGATTCATCACGGAGCACCTCTTCTTTCGCCTCGTTCCCGACTTCGCTCTCAGCGGACGCCCGTCCTTTCGCGACGCCTACGTCGAGTACCGCGACCTTCCTGGCATCGGAACGATCCGCCTCGGCGAGTCGCGCCAGCCCTTCGGCATGGACGCGCAGACCCCTGCCAGTGAACTCCTCTTCCTCGAGCGGTCGCTCTCCTTTGCGCTTTCGCCCTTTCGACAGACGGGCCTCGGCTTCCGCAACCACAACGAAGACGAGTCGGTGACCTGGCACGGCGCTGTCTTCGGCTATACCACCGATCCGTACGGAAACTCCATCAACGAGAGTGGCTTCGGCGCCGCGGCGCGATCCACCGCCATTCTCTGGGAAGACGAATCCGCCGAAACGCTCGTCCACGTCGGCGCCGACTACGCCTACCTGCATCCGGCCGATGAGGGGCTGCGCTACAGGTCCGTCCCCGAATACACCGGCCTGCAGCGGGGGCTGGGAGCATCGATCGCGGTCATGCCGTCATTTGTCGACACCGGCTTCTTGGATGACGCCACCTCCAATGCCTTCGGCCTCGAACTCGCTGCGGTGCGGGGGCCACTTCTGGTCCAGGGCGAACTCGTCGCCAGCGTCGTCGAACTCGAGGCCGGCGACTCGGCCACCTTCCGCGGAGCCTACGCCCAGGCAATTTACTGCCTCACCGGAGAAAGCCACGGCTACAACCGCGAGTTCGGCCACTTCAAGCGACTCGATCCGAAATGCCCTGTCAGTGAAGGAGGCTGCGGCGCCTGGGAACTGGCCGCGCGATTCTCCTTGCTCGACCTCGAAGATGGGCCGATTGAAGGCGGCACGATCAACGACCTCACGCTTGGCGTGAACTGGTTTCTGAACCGCCACACCCGCCTGCAGTTCAACTACATCCACGCCTGGACCGACCGCGCGCCCGTCGGCCTCAACGAAGCCGACATCTACGCCTCACGCCTCGCCGTCGATTTCTAG
- a CDS encoding DUF6268 family outer membrane beta-barrel protein: MRRSTHAALPALCAAFATSIAAAQPSAGHSASPGSSGPTRLVQAETEADPPIEGPAFPPRIAQYPLENDPYERPPQFPSDQRLPSNQPGTVAPQRSYAPQTAPLVPEEDTGWITFDQLRLNAGVLHDSPDGLGITDLVATGIFKTGIPGVTISPQFGSHFFGSTSINNVPDQTYDLSVELTGGIPLNDDWILAAGISPGVFTDFQGSGGDLFRIPARILAFYKYSDTLKLGAGVLYLDRPDVNILPLVGLSYIPNDHFNAELWFPRPKVSWRYLKMGDTERWVYVVGEFGGGAWNIQRDDGRPDQFAYRDYRAMVGFEQRVDEGFNWFAEGGLIFGRQVTFTRFDQEIDLDKTVGLQFGVRF; this comes from the coding sequence ATGCGACGCTCGACGCACGCTGCCCTGCCCGCCCTCTGCGCCGCATTCGCGACGTCGATCGCCGCTGCGCAGCCTTCGGCCGGTCACTCCGCGTCCCCCGGTTCCTCCGGTCCGACCCGCCTCGTCCAGGCTGAAACCGAAGCCGATCCCCCGATCGAAGGCCCCGCCTTCCCCCCCCGGATCGCCCAGTACCCCCTCGAGAACGATCCCTACGAGCGGCCCCCGCAGTTTCCGTCGGATCAGCGGCTCCCGTCCAATCAGCCGGGCACGGTCGCCCCTCAGCGTTCCTACGCCCCCCAGACCGCCCCGCTCGTCCCGGAAGAAGACACCGGCTGGATCACCTTCGACCAGCTCCGCCTCAATGCCGGCGTCCTCCACGACAGCCCCGACGGCCTCGGCATCACCGACCTCGTCGCCACCGGCATCTTCAAGACCGGCATCCCGGGAGTCACGATCAGCCCCCAGTTCGGCAGCCACTTCTTCGGCTCGACCTCGATCAACAATGTCCCCGATCAGACCTACGACCTCTCCGTCGAGCTGACCGGCGGCATCCCCCTCAACGATGACTGGATCCTCGCAGCCGGCATCTCCCCCGGCGTCTTCACCGACTTCCAGGGAAGCGGCGGCGACCTGTTCCGCATCCCGGCGCGCATCCTGGCCTTCTACAAGTACTCCGACACCCTCAAGCTCGGCGCCGGCGTCCTCTATCTCGACCGCCCCGACGTCAACATCCTCCCGCTCGTCGGCCTGTCGTATATCCCCAACGACCATTTCAACGCTGAACTCTGGTTCCCCAGGCCCAAGGTCTCGTGGCGCTATCTCAAGATGGGCGACACCGAACGCTGGGTCTATGTCGTCGGTGAGTTCGGCGGCGGCGCATGGAACATCCAGCGCGACGACGGCCGCCCGGACCAGTTCGCCTACCGCGACTATCGTGCGATGGTCGGCTTCGAACAGCGCGTCGACGAAGGCTTCAACTGGTTCGCCGAAGGCGGTCTGATCTTCGGCCGGCAGGTCACCTTCACCCGCTTCGACCAGGAGATCGATCTCGACAAGACGGTCGGCCTCCAGTTCGGCGTGAGGTTCTGA
- the thyX gene encoding FAD-dependent thymidylate synthase, with protein MPNALLEDLRWKKIPVLNDGFVCLVDAMGDDSSVVQAARVSYGAGTKKVSDDRTLIRYLLRHRHTTPFEMAEIKLLVRVPMDCWRQWIRHRTASVNEYSTRYSLAIDAMQTTETGEWRSQAVTNRQGSGDALPESLGEKLTTTEQEFQAAATRLYQDRLADGVAREQARKDLPLSTYTEAYWKINLHNLLHFLALRMDSHAQLEIREYATAIGRQIVQPLFPVVWEAFEDYRLGAWSLSQLEIGVIQRLALLAGQKQLAPPYSQELFLEAQDVSWKDLARSRERDECREKLVRLGLVAEAS; from the coding sequence ATGCCCAACGCGCTGCTCGAAGATCTCCGCTGGAAAAAGATCCCCGTCCTCAACGACGGCTTCGTCTGCCTGGTCGACGCCATGGGCGACGACTCCTCTGTTGTTCAGGCCGCCCGCGTGAGCTACGGCGCAGGGACCAAGAAGGTCTCCGACGACCGCACCCTGATCCGCTACCTCCTCCGGCACCGCCATACCACGCCGTTCGAGATGGCCGAGATCAAGCTGCTGGTCCGCGTCCCCATGGACTGCTGGCGGCAGTGGATCCGCCACCGGACCGCGTCGGTCAACGAGTACAGCACCCGCTACTCGCTCGCGATCGACGCCATGCAGACCACCGAAACCGGCGAATGGCGCTCCCAGGCCGTCACCAACCGCCAGGGCAGCGGCGACGCCCTGCCCGAATCCCTCGGTGAAAAGCTGACGACGACCGAACAGGAGTTTCAGGCCGCGGCCACCAGGCTCTATCAGGACCGCCTGGCCGACGGCGTCGCTCGCGAGCAGGCCCGGAAAGACCTCCCCCTCTCGACCTACACCGAGGCCTACTGGAAGATCAATCTCCACAACCTGCTGCACTTTCTCGCCCTGCGCATGGATTCCCATGCCCAACTCGAGATCCGCGAATACGCGACCGCAATTGGCCGGCAGATCGTCCAGCCGCTCTTCCCGGTCGTCTGGGAAGCTTTCGAAGACTACCGCCTCGGAGCCTGGTCCCTCTCCCAGCTGGAAATCGGTGTGATCCAGCGACTCGCACTCCTCGCCGGACAGAAACAGCTGGCCCCGCCCTACTCCCAGGAACTGTTCCTCGAAGCCCAGGACGTCAGCTGGAAAGACCTCGCCCGCAGCCGCGAGCGCGACGAATGCCGCGAAAAACTCGTCCGCCTTGGCCTCGTCGCGGAAGCTTCGTAG
- a CDS encoding pyridoxal phosphate-dependent aminotransferase, whose product MRLSPAVSTLKPSATIAAAAKAKQLKAQGIKVYDFTLGEPDFNTPEHIQAAAIKAMQEGHTHYTASGGIVELKQAVCRLYERDYGLKITPNMVVVSNGAKHAIHNVLTALCGPGDEVIIPTPYWVSYSALVELTGATPVLIPTTPESGFCLSRQQLEAAISPKTRLLMLNSPSNPTATVYPPERLEELAKVCVAKDIFILSDEIYEKLIYGDAKFRCVATFGPDVAAKTIIISGVSKAYAMTGWRIGWSIAPVELTQAIDNLQSQETSNPCSVSQYAAVAALDGPQDSVAEMLEKFTERRNYVIKRFREIPNIKFVEPTGAFYMFFDVSAYFGKKLGGGKVVKDATEFCTALLEEAHVALVTGDAFGAPGYARLSFATNIPLLEAGIDRLAAFLKG is encoded by the coding sequence ATGCGTCTGTCTCCCGCTGTCAGCACCCTCAAGCCCTCCGCCACGATCGCCGCCGCCGCCAAGGCCAAGCAGCTCAAAGCCCAGGGAATCAAGGTGTATGACTTCACCCTTGGCGAGCCGGACTTCAACACGCCCGAGCACATCCAGGCCGCCGCCATCAAGGCGATGCAGGAAGGCCACACCCACTACACCGCCTCCGGCGGCATCGTGGAACTCAAGCAGGCCGTCTGCCGCCTGTATGAACGCGACTACGGCCTCAAGATCACGCCGAACATGGTCGTGGTTTCCAACGGCGCCAAGCACGCCATCCACAACGTCCTCACCGCGCTCTGCGGCCCGGGCGACGAAGTCATCATCCCCACCCCCTATTGGGTCAGCTACAGCGCCCTCGTCGAACTCACCGGCGCCACCCCCGTCCTCATCCCGACGACGCCCGAATCCGGCTTCTGCCTCTCCAGGCAGCAGCTGGAAGCCGCCATCTCGCCGAAGACCCGGCTGCTGATGCTGAACTCGCCGAGCAATCCGACCGCCACCGTGTATCCGCCGGAACGGCTCGAAGAACTCGCGAAGGTCTGCGTCGCGAAAGACATCTTCATCCTCTCGGACGAGATCTACGAAAAGCTGATTTACGGCGACGCGAAGTTCCGCTGCGTCGCGACGTTCGGCCCCGATGTCGCCGCCAAGACGATCATCATCAGCGGCGTCTCGAAGGCCTACGCGATGACGGGCTGGCGCATCGGCTGGTCGATCGCCCCCGTCGAGTTGACGCAGGCGATCGACAACCTGCAAAGCCAGGAAACCTCAAACCCCTGCAGCGTCAGCCAGTACGCCGCCGTGGCTGCCCTCGATGGCCCGCAGGACAGCGTTGCCGAGATGCTCGAGAAGTTCACCGAGCGCCGGAACTACGTCATCAAACGCTTCCGCGAGATCCCGAACATCAAGTTCGTCGAGCCGACCGGCGCGTTCTACATGTTCTTCGACGTCAGCGCCTACTTCGGCAAGAAGCTCGGCGGCGGCAAGGTCGTGAAAGACGCGACCGAGTTCTGCACGGCCCTGCTCGAAGAAGCCCACGTCGCCCTCGTCACCGGTGATGCCTTCGGAGCCCCCGGCTACGCCCGCCTGTCCTTCGCGACGAACATCCCCCTCCTCGAAGCCGGCATCGATCGCCTCGCCGCCTTCCTCAAGGGATAG
- the gcvH gene encoding glycine cleavage system protein GcvH has translation MSNPNLKFARTHEWVLSEGETAKVGISDFAVKELTDLVFMQLPGVGSEMKVGEVFGEVESVKAVSDLYGPVSGTVAAVNSELPGNLQWLSDDPFGKGWIAEIKLADRKELEALMSQDEYVKFCESQAH, from the coding sequence ATGTCCAATCCCAATCTCAAATTCGCCCGGACCCACGAATGGGTGCTGTCGGAAGGTGAAACCGCGAAAGTCGGCATCAGCGATTTCGCGGTGAAGGAACTGACCGACCTCGTGTTCATGCAGCTGCCCGGGGTGGGATCGGAGATGAAGGTCGGCGAGGTGTTCGGCGAAGTGGAGAGCGTGAAGGCTGTGAGCGACCTGTACGGCCCCGTTTCGGGGACGGTCGCCGCGGTCAACAGCGAGCTTCCGGGCAACCTGCAATGGCTGTCCGACGACCCGTTCGGCAAAGGCTGGATCGCCGAGATCAAGCTGGCCGATCGCAAGGAACTGGAGGCGCTGATGTCGCAGGACGAGTACGTGAAGTTTTGCGAGAGCCAGGCTCACTGA
- the gcvPA gene encoding aminomethyl-transferring glycine dehydrogenase subunit GcvPA, which yields MAYLFTTPEQQKEMLSTIGVSSIDDLFETIPADLRMKRPLDLPAAMTELELEQFARQLAARDRQPRACFMGGGAYDHFVPSVIDEITSRGEFYTAYTPYQPEASQGSLQAFFEYQSLICRLTGMEASNASLYEGGTALSEAAFMAMRSTNRHSRIVVLGSVHPEYRQVLATYVGNLSCEIVTIPTPKGTADVQAVADAVDEHTSCVLMQHPNFFGCLEEVREITKIAQAKGALAVVSFDPISLGMLERPGDYGADIAVAEGQSLGIPLQYGGPYLGVMACKNEHVRKMPGRIIAETKDRDGRRCYVLGLQTREQHIRRDKATSNICTNQGLLALRATVYLSLLGPKGIQEVAELCCRKAHYAAEQLVKSGKVELVYDRPFFKEFFVRAKGGTEKWLEKTRAAGFDVGPTMAQLKAADPDLPEGVLVAVTECRTRGEIEALANAG from the coding sequence GTGGCTTATCTGTTCACGACTCCCGAACAGCAGAAGGAGATGCTGTCCACGATCGGTGTGTCCTCGATCGACGACCTGTTCGAGACGATTCCGGCCGACCTGCGGATGAAGCGTCCGCTCGACCTTCCGGCGGCGATGACGGAACTGGAGCTGGAGCAGTTTGCCCGACAGCTTGCGGCGCGTGACCGGCAGCCCCGCGCCTGCTTCATGGGGGGCGGCGCCTACGATCACTTCGTTCCCTCGGTGATCGATGAGATCACTTCGCGCGGCGAGTTCTACACGGCGTATACGCCTTACCAGCCCGAGGCGAGCCAGGGCTCGCTGCAGGCCTTCTTCGAATACCAGTCGCTGATCTGCCGGCTCACGGGGATGGAGGCGTCGAACGCAAGCCTTTACGAGGGGGGGACCGCACTGAGCGAAGCGGCCTTCATGGCGATGCGTTCGACCAACCGCCACTCGCGGATCGTGGTTCTCGGCTCGGTTCACCCCGAGTATCGCCAGGTGCTGGCGACTTACGTGGGCAACCTGTCGTGCGAGATCGTCACGATCCCGACGCCGAAGGGAACGGCCGACGTGCAGGCGGTGGCCGATGCCGTCGACGAGCACACTTCGTGCGTGCTGATGCAGCACCCGAACTTCTTCGGATGCCTGGAAGAGGTCCGCGAGATCACGAAGATCGCTCAGGCGAAAGGCGCCCTGGCGGTCGTGTCGTTCGATCCGATCAGCCTGGGGATGCTGGAGCGACCGGGAGATTACGGCGCGGACATCGCCGTCGCCGAAGGACAGTCGCTGGGAATTCCGCTGCAGTACGGCGGTCCGTACCTCGGTGTGATGGCGTGCAAGAACGAGCATGTCCGCAAGATGCCGGGGCGAATCATCGCGGAAACAAAAGACCGGGACGGCCGCCGTTGCTACGTCCTCGGGCTTCAGACTCGCGAGCAGCACATCCGCCGCGACAAGGCGACAAGCAACATCTGCACGAACCAGGGCCTGCTCGCCCTGCGGGCGACCGTCTACCTGTCACTGCTGGGTCCGAAGGGAATCCAGGAAGTGGCGGAGCTTTGCTGCCGGAAGGCGCATTATGCGGCCGAGCAGCTCGTGAAGTCGGGCAAGGTCGAGCTGGTGTACGACCGTCCGTTCTTCAAGGAGTTCTTCGTGCGGGCCAAGGGGGGGACGGAGAAGTGGCTGGAGAAGACTCGGGCCGCGGGGTTCGACGTGGGACCGACGATGGCGCAGCTGAAGGCGGCGGATCCGGACCTGCCGGAAGGAGTGCTGGTGGCGGTGACGGAATGTCGGACGCGGGGTGAGATTGAGGCACTTGCGAACGCCGGGTGA
- the treS gene encoding maltose alpha-D-glucosyltransferase, which translates to MNDTDDQWYKDAIFYQVYVRGFQDSTGDGIGDLRGLIQRLDYLADLGVTCLWLMPIYESPLKDDGYDIADFLKIDPRIGTVDDFQALCEAAHARGLRIIADMVLNHTSDRHAWFQEARSNPESPKRDYYVWSDTDQKYQGVRIIFTDTEPSNWTWDPVARQYYWHRFFSHQPDLNYDNPAVQQEMLDIIGFWLDKGIDGFRVDAVPYLFEREGTNCENLFETHGFLKKMRAYCDEKKPGTLLLAEANQWPADLLPYFGDGDEFQMAFNFPLMPRMFMAIRREQRRPIVDIMEQLPSIPSNCQWAIFLRNHDELTLEMVTDEDRDYMYREYAQDPRMRLNLGIRRRLAPLMENGRRQIELLHSMLFSLPGSPVLYYGDEITMGDNIYLGDRNGVRTPMQWTGDRNSGFSTADPSRLYQPVITDPIYHFQAVNVESSQRSPTSLLNWLKRMVRLRTQHPVFARGSLEFIDGGNERVIAYLRTLGDETMLVVNNLSRFAQPVKLDLSRFIGFTPVELMGNTPFPPVDHTPYFLSIGPHSFLWFKLVTAPVGEAVVA; encoded by the coding sequence ATGAATGACACCGATGATCAATGGTACAAGGACGCCATCTTCTACCAGGTTTACGTCCGGGGATTTCAGGACAGCACCGGCGACGGCATCGGCGACCTGCGCGGCCTGATCCAGCGCCTCGATTATCTCGCCGATCTCGGGGTCACCTGCCTGTGGCTCATGCCGATCTATGAGTCGCCCCTCAAGGACGACGGCTACGACATCGCCGACTTCCTCAAGATCGACCCGCGAATCGGCACCGTCGACGACTTCCAGGCCCTTTGCGAAGCGGCCCACGCGCGCGGCCTCCGCATCATCGCCGACATGGTCCTGAACCATACGTCCGACAGGCATGCCTGGTTCCAGGAGGCCCGCTCGAATCCCGAATCGCCCAAACGCGACTACTATGTCTGGAGCGACACCGACCAGAAGTATCAGGGCGTCCGGATCATCTTTACCGACACCGAGCCCAGCAACTGGACCTGGGATCCCGTCGCCCGCCAGTACTACTGGCATCGCTTCTTCTCGCATCAGCCCGATCTCAACTACGACAACCCGGCCGTCCAGCAGGAAATGCTCGACATCATCGGGTTCTGGCTCGACAAGGGCATCGACGGCTTCCGCGTCGATGCCGTCCCCTACCTCTTCGAACGGGAAGGAACCAACTGCGAAAACCTGTTCGAAACGCATGGCTTCCTCAAGAAGATGCGCGCCTATTGCGACGAGAAGAAGCCCGGCACTCTGCTGCTCGCGGAAGCCAACCAGTGGCCGGCCGACCTGCTGCCGTATTTCGGTGACGGCGATGAGTTCCAGATGGCGTTCAACTTCCCGCTCATGCCCCGCATGTTCATGGCGATCCGCCGCGAGCAGCGTCGGCCGATCGTGGACATCATGGAGCAGCTCCCCTCCATCCCGTCGAACTGCCAGTGGGCCATCTTCCTCAGGAACCACGACGAGCTCACGCTTGAAATGGTCACCGATGAAGACCGCGACTACATGTATCGCGAATACGCCCAGGATCCCCGGATGCGGCTCAATCTCGGAATCCGTCGCCGCCTCGCCCCTCTCATGGAGAACGGCCGCCGACAGATCGAACTCCTGCACAGCATGCTGTTCTCGCTCCCCGGGAGCCCCGTGCTGTACTACGGCGACGAGATCACGATGGGCGACAATATCTACCTCGGCGACCGCAACGGCGTCCGCACCCCCATGCAGTGGACCGGCGACCGGAACTCCGGCTTCTCGACGGCCGACCCGTCACGCCTCTATCAGCCCGTCATCACCGACCCGATCTATCACTTCCAGGCCGTGAACGTCGAGTCGTCGCAGCGCTCGCCCACCTCCCTGCTGAACTGGCTCAAGCGGATGGTCAGGCTCAGGACGCAGCATCCGGTCTTCGCCCGCGGATCTCTCGAATTCATTGATGGCGGCAACGAACGCGTGATCGCCTACCTGCGGACCCTCGGCGACGAAACCATGCTCGTCGTCAACAACCTGTCGCGGTTCGCCCAGCCCGTGAAGCTCGATCTCTCGCGGTTCATTGGCTTCACCCCGGTGGAGTTGATGGGCAACACCCCGTTCCCCCCCGTCGACCACACCCCCTACTTCCTCAGCATTGGCCCCCACAGCTTCCTCTGGTTCAAGCTCGTGACAGCCCCCGTCGGAGAAGCGGTCGTGGCGTGA
- a CDS encoding alpha,alpha-trehalose-phosphate synthase (UDP-forming), with translation MWTRDSLQELIHGRLAGYKFIVVANREPYVHRFVEDRIVHSKPASGMATALDPIMLASGGVWVGHGSGDADHAVVDEHDCIAVPPEDPKYKLRRVWLTKEDEQGFYLGFSNECLWPMSHITFTRPRFDAKDWETYRRVNELFANAVLDEAGDDPTLVFIQDYHFCLLPRLLKNSGRKNLVVAQFWHIPWPNPEVFRVCPWKEEILDGLLGNDLLGFHLRYDCRNFLEAVDRFAESRIDYERSDVVRGGATTKVSAFPISIDFEETNRLATSPQVEQAMETWKRQLQLGDRILGAGIERLDYTKGIVERLRGLDSFLSTHLDYVGKLQFVQIAVPSRSHLADYRRIEDEVDRVTDEINWKWRNGRWKPITLIKEHHDPIRMVALHRLAKFFVVSSLHDGMNLVAKEFVASRTDEQGVLILSRFTGAVRELEDALPINPFGAHEIGDAIAAAVVMSPEEQKRRMTRMREVVARNNVYRWGGKILSTLLQFELPENPANTEVVQDSAR, from the coding sequence ATGTGGACCCGCGACTCGCTTCAAGAACTGATTCACGGTCGGCTGGCCGGTTACAAGTTCATCGTCGTGGCGAATCGCGAGCCGTACGTCCATCGGTTTGTTGAAGACCGCATCGTCCATTCGAAGCCCGCCAGCGGCATGGCCACGGCGCTTGACCCGATTATGCTCGCCAGTGGAGGCGTCTGGGTCGGCCACGGCAGCGGCGACGCCGATCACGCCGTCGTCGACGAGCACGACTGCATTGCCGTCCCGCCCGAAGACCCGAAATACAAGCTCCGGCGCGTGTGGCTCACCAAAGAAGATGAGCAGGGATTCTATCTCGGGTTCTCGAACGAATGCCTGTGGCCGATGAGCCACATCACGTTCACGCGTCCGAGATTTGATGCGAAGGACTGGGAAACCTACCGTCGGGTCAACGAACTGTTCGCGAACGCCGTGCTCGACGAGGCGGGGGACGATCCGACGCTCGTGTTCATCCAGGACTATCACTTCTGCCTGTTGCCGCGACTGTTGAAGAACAGCGGCCGGAAGAACCTCGTCGTCGCCCAGTTCTGGCACATTCCCTGGCCGAACCCCGAAGTGTTTCGGGTTTGCCCCTGGAAGGAAGAAATCCTGGACGGGCTGCTGGGAAATGACCTGCTCGGATTTCACCTGCGTTACGACTGCCGCAATTTCCTCGAGGCGGTCGACCGGTTCGCGGAGTCGCGGATCGACTACGAGCGGAGCGACGTCGTTCGCGGCGGAGCGACGACGAAAGTCTCCGCCTTTCCCATCAGCATCGATTTCGAAGAAACCAACCGGCTCGCCACCTCTCCCCAGGTCGAGCAGGCGATGGAGACCTGGAAGCGCCAGCTCCAGCTCGGCGACCGCATCCTCGGAGCCGGCATCGAGCGGCTCGACTACACGAAAGGCATCGTCGAACGGCTGCGCGGGCTCGATTCCTTCCTTTCGACGCATCTCGACTATGTCGGCAAGCTCCAGTTCGTGCAGATCGCCGTCCCCAGCCGCAGCCACCTGGCCGATTACCGCCGTATCGAAGATGAAGTCGATCGCGTCACCGATGAGATCAACTGGAAGTGGCGGAACGGCCGCTGGAAGCCGATCACGCTCATCAAGGAGCACCACGATCCCATCAGGATGGTCGCCCTCCACCGTCTCGCGAAATTCTTCGTCGTCAGCTCGCTCCACGACGGAATGAACCTCGTCGCCAAGGAGTTTGTCGCCAGCCGCACCGATGAGCAGGGCGTCCTGATTCTCAGCCGGTTCACCGGCGCCGTCCGCGAACTGGAGGACGCCCTGCCGATCAACCCGTTCGGCGCGCACGAAATCGGCGACGCCATCGCGGCGGCCGTCGTCATGTCTCCCGAAGAACAAAAACGCCGCATGACCCGCATGCGGGAAGTCGTCGCCCGGAACAATGTCTATCGTTGGGGCGGAAAGATTCTCTCGACCCTGCTTCAATTCGAACTTCCAGAAAACCCCGCCAACACGGAAGTGGTTCAGGATTCTGCACGATGA